Proteins encoded within one genomic window of Aurantiacibacter spongiae:
- the pip gene encoding prolyl aminopeptidase has translation MTDYRDLYPEIEPFETGMLDVGDGHSLYWERVGTRGGKPAVFLHGGPGGGISPTHRRQWNPDAYDVLLFDQRGCGKSTPFAELRANDTWTIVADMERLRTMMGVEKWQVLGGSWGVTLALAYAEQHPERVSELVLRGVFLARQKEKDWLYRYGASEIMAEAWEDFLSIIPEAEREDIVSAYHRRLTGEDEDAKLEAARAWSIWEGNVATLLPNEALLGDFADAAKAVPMARIAAQFFLDDFYLEDGQLLNNAGRLRGIPGIIVQGRHDICTPPTSAYELSKVWPEGELWIVPDAGHSGFEAGIIDGHVRATDKFADTTR, from the coding sequence ATGACAGACTATCGCGATCTTTATCCGGAAATCGAACCGTTCGAGACCGGGATGCTCGATGTGGGCGATGGTCATTCGCTCTACTGGGAGCGAGTCGGGACGAGGGGCGGAAAACCGGCGGTATTCCTTCATGGCGGCCCGGGTGGCGGAATTTCCCCCACGCACCGCCGGCAATGGAACCCCGACGCATACGACGTACTGCTGTTCGACCAGCGCGGGTGCGGCAAATCCACGCCGTTCGCCGAACTCCGCGCCAACGACACCTGGACGATCGTCGCCGACATGGAGCGGTTGCGCACGATGATGGGTGTCGAGAAATGGCAGGTCCTGGGTGGCAGCTGGGGCGTGACCCTGGCCCTCGCCTATGCAGAGCAACATCCCGAACGTGTCAGCGAACTCGTGCTGCGCGGCGTATTCCTCGCACGGCAGAAGGAGAAGGACTGGCTGTATCGGTATGGTGCCAGCGAAATCATGGCGGAAGCCTGGGAGGATTTCCTCTCGATCATTCCCGAGGCGGAACGCGAAGATATCGTTTCCGCCTATCATCGCCGCCTGACCGGCGAAGACGAAGACGCCAAGCTCGAAGCCGCGCGCGCCTGGTCCATATGGGAGGGCAATGTCGCCACTCTTCTGCCGAACGAGGCGCTACTCGGTGATTTCGCCGACGCCGCCAAGGCCGTGCCGATGGCGCGGATAGCGGCGCAGTTCTTCCTCGACGACTTCTATCTGGAGGACGGCCAGCTCCTCAACAACGCGGGCCGGTTGCGCGGCATCCCCGGCATAATCGTACAGGGACGTCACGACATCTGCACACCGCCCACTTCGGCATACGAGCTATCGAAGGTCTGGCCGGAGGGCGAATTGTGGATCGTGCCCGATGCAGGGCATAGCGGGTTCGAAGCCGGCATCATCGATGGCCACGTTCGCGCCACGGACAAGTTCGCGGACACGACCCGATAA
- a CDS encoding anthranilate synthase component II, which produces MSGSGTILVIDNYDSFTFNLVHYLMELGVGVEVARNDAITPGEALETGAAGILISPGPCTPDEAGISLDLVAACARSRRPLLGVCLGHQAIGQYFGGRVVRGGLMHGKTSAVEHDGTGVFADLPSPFMATRYHSLVVEDVPECLLVNARSETPGLDGTSVMGFRHVDLPIHGVQFHPESIATQHGHALLGNFARVCGLAVHTPEKAA; this is translated from the coding sequence ATGAGCGGCAGCGGCACGATCCTCGTCATCGACAATTATGACAGCTTCACCTTCAACCTTGTCCACTACCTGATGGAACTGGGTGTCGGCGTCGAGGTGGCGCGCAACGATGCCATTACGCCTGGCGAAGCGCTGGAGACGGGTGCTGCGGGTATCCTGATCTCGCCCGGTCCGTGTACGCCGGACGAGGCGGGCATCAGTCTCGACCTCGTCGCCGCCTGCGCCCGGTCACGCCGCCCGCTGCTCGGCGTATGCCTGGGGCATCAAGCTATCGGCCAGTACTTTGGCGGCCGCGTGGTGCGCGGCGGGCTGATGCACGGCAAGACGAGCGCGGTGGAGCATGACGGCACGGGCGTGTTCGCCGACCTGCCCTCTCCCTTCATGGCCACGCGCTATCACTCGCTGGTGGTGGAAGATGTGCCGGAATGCCTTCTCGTCAATGCGAGGAGCGAGACACCGGGGCTCGATGGTACGAGCGTCATGGGTTTCCGCCACGTCGATCTGCCCATTCACGGAGTGCAGTTCCACCCGGAAAGCATCGCGACGCAGCACGGCCACGCTTTGCTCGGCAATTTTGCGCGCGTCTGCGGACTTGCCGTCCATACGCCGGAGAAAGCAGCGTGA